In a genomic window of Deltaproteobacteria bacterium:
- a CDS encoding branched-chain amino acid ABC transporter permease: protein MKEHYKHIMTLVVLAVPSLFVLWGGYLQEISGHVLLFMIQGYVAWFLLYKAGQPFFGYSVTMSLGAYGTIVLTEIYHWPILLSMVMGSLMSCVVGVGIFLSTCRAKGFYVGMASFLLAILFPKVIDALKPITGGRNGLYFDGIQALVDPNTYYVVLVVCTLLIVGFLFWLMTTRTGQILTLIAENDDLAQTVGINTMKYKVLAYGIMGLLSGFGGALYVNFTGFISSVDIEVFTTIYIYFIPLLGGRSLCYGPLLGTLIVILLPDIFSGVERYQRILFGLIFVLVLVFLPEGVGPSVERYAKRLTQGFRRGPVTAG, encoded by the coding sequence GTGAAAGAGCACTATAAACACATTATGACCCTGGTTGTATTGGCGGTTCCAAGTCTTTTCGTGCTGTGGGGCGGCTATTTGCAGGAGATTTCTGGTCACGTTCTTCTCTTTATGATTCAGGGATATGTGGCCTGGTTCTTGCTTTACAAGGCCGGCCAGCCCTTTTTTGGCTATTCGGTGACCATGTCGCTGGGTGCATACGGAACCATCGTTCTGACCGAGATATACCATTGGCCGATTTTGCTCTCAATGGTCATGGGATCGTTGATGTCCTGCGTGGTGGGGGTGGGGATTTTCCTGAGCACGTGCCGGGCCAAGGGGTTTTATGTGGGGATGGCTTCTTTTCTTTTGGCCATTCTGTTTCCCAAGGTGATCGACGCCCTTAAACCCATCACAGGCGGACGCAACGGACTTTACTTCGACGGCATTCAGGCCTTAGTGGACCCAAATACATATTATGTGGTCCTTGTTGTTTGTACCTTGCTTATCGTGGGATTTCTATTTTGGCTGATGACCACCAGAACGGGACAAATCCTGACCCTTATTGCCGAGAACGACGATCTGGCCCAGACTGTCGGTATCAACACCATGAAATACAAGGTGCTGGCTTATGGAATCATGGGACTGCTCTCCGGTTTCGGTGGTGCCCTCTACGTCAATTTTACAGGATTCATATCCTCGGTGGACATTGAGGTATTCACCACGATTTATATCTATTTCATTCCCCTTCTGGGGGGGAGAAGCCTGTGTTACGGCCCCCTGCTGGGAACCCTCATCGTGATTCTGCTCCCGGATATCTTCTCCGGGGTGGAGCGCTATCAAAGGATACTCTTCGGACTGATATTCGTTTTGGTTCTGGTCTTTCTTCCCGAGGGAGTCGGCCCCAGCGTGGAACGATACGCAAAAAGATTGACACAAGGATTCAGAAGGGGCCCTGTAACCGCCGGTTGA
- a CDS encoding branched-chain amino acid ABC transporter permease translates to MILTGIINGIIMGGILSLPVLGVAVVYGITGIPNFAIGLIGVFGGFVTWYFLSYNLGLALILGVGVCFPIGYFLQKILLTPISNRGGDAILFFVITISLGFVFEGLTRAIFPRPSISIALPYLGSFTVGGVTVEVIKLLALVFALSTLTAIRLLEIHTKPGQSWQATSRNLKLAKLVGVNTDRVYAVAHGIGCSLACIGAIFWGSLYNLNVLSGWELGFLGFIIAVVGGIGNVWGGMLSALLMGLVLSFSGYFLDGNWQSVLLYAIVITVLIVSPRGILGSERAL, encoded by the coding sequence ATGATTCTTACGGGCATAATAAACGGCATCATAATGGGCGGCATTCTCTCTTTACCCGTATTGGGAGTAGCCGTGGTTTACGGCATAACAGGCATTCCCAATTTTGCCATCGGCCTGATCGGCGTATTCGGGGGTTTTGTGACCTGGTATTTTTTATCTTACAATCTGGGACTGGCCTTGATCCTGGGTGTAGGGGTCTGCTTCCCCATTGGCTATTTCCTGCAGAAGATTCTTCTGACTCCCATCAGCAACAGGGGAGGAGACGCAATCCTTTTCTTCGTCATCACCATCTCCCTCGGGTTTGTTTTTGAGGGCCTGACCAGGGCCATATTTCCCCGCCCCAGTATCTCCATTGCATTGCCCTACCTGGGCAGCTTCACGGTCGGCGGAGTGACAGTAGAAGTGATAAAGCTGTTGGCCCTGGTTTTCGCCCTAAGTACCCTTACCGCCATCCGCCTTTTGGAGATTCACACAAAACCCGGCCAGTCCTGGCAAGCCACCTCCCGTAACCTGAAGTTGGCCAAGCTGGTGGGTGTCAACACCGACAGGGTTTATGCCGTGGCTCATGGCATCGGTTGCTCCCTGGCCTGTATCGGGGCCATTTTCTGGGGCTCCCTTTACAACCTGAACGTGTTAAGCGGGTGGGAGTTGGGTTTTCTTGGTTTCATCATCGCTGTTGTGGGAGGTATCGGGAATGTCTGGGGCGGCATGTTGAGCGCCTTGCTGATGGGCCTGGTATTGAGTTTCAGTGGGTACTTCCTGGACGGCAACTGGCAAAGTGTACTCCTCTATGCCATTGTCATCACTGTGCTGATTGTGTCCCCGAGAGGTATTTTGGGCAGTGAAAGAGCACTATAA
- a CDS encoding ATP-binding cassette domain-containing protein encodes MSDPILKVSGLITNYGQITALKNISFEVFEHEIIGIVGPNGSGKTTLLETIAGTLRNKEGMISFLGRRIDGLSVRERRRMGLMLVPQERYIFPMMQVRKNLEVGGVLVSSQRVNRLIEYVHSLFPVLKDRGTQSAHTLSGGQQKMLAVGIGIVSDANLLLIDEPSIGLAPKLVTRLFSNLSQIRNETGKALFLAEQNIKILRIADRIIGLEGGEIKFIEKSSNLDDRTLQDLYMGQ; translated from the coding sequence TTGTCCGATCCTATACTCAAAGTGTCAGGACTGATAACCAACTACGGCCAGATCACGGCCTTGAAGAATATCAGTTTTGAGGTTTTTGAGCATGAAATCATTGGGATTGTGGGCCCGAACGGATCCGGCAAGACCACTTTGCTGGAGACCATAGCCGGCACCTTGAGAAACAAGGAAGGGATGATCTCCTTTTTGGGGAGGCGCATCGACGGCTTGTCCGTGAGGGAACGCCGACGAATGGGACTCATGCTGGTGCCCCAAGAAAGATACATCTTTCCCATGATGCAGGTAAGAAAAAACCTGGAAGTCGGTGGCGTGCTTGTCAGCTCCCAAAGAGTCAACCGGTTGATCGAGTATGTGCATTCTCTTTTCCCGGTCCTAAAGGATAGGGGTACCCAAAGCGCCCATACATTGAGTGGAGGGCAGCAGAAGATGCTGGCCGTGGGAATCGGTATCGTTTCCGATGCGAATCTGCTGCTCATCGACGAACCCTCCATCGGCCTGGCTCCCAAGCTGGTCACCCGGCTTTTCAGTAATCTCAGCCAGATCAGGAATGAGACCGGTAAAGCGCTTTTTCTGGCTGAGCAAAACATCAAGATATTGCGAATCGCCGATCGGATCATCGGATTGGAAGGCGGAGAGATCAAGTTCATAGAAAAATCATCCAACCTGGACGACAGAACGCTGCAAGACCTGTACATGGGACAGTGA
- a CDS encoding ABC transporter ATP-binding protein yields the protein MLDVTNVEISFGGLKALDDVSIHVEEGSICSLIGPNGAGKTTLFNVITGVLRADAGVVKFLGKDITRLRPHQICRAGIAKTYQLRNNFPNLTVFENIRSGFLKDPISKRERTIRTHEVLELLGLDDKADTLVSNLPPLDSKLVDLGRALATSPKLILLDELIGGLLSAETDHVCDIVLDLRDRGYTIFQIGHEMKPIMRTSDKIFVLDQGCPIAEGTPEEIRTNPAVLACYLETEEE from the coding sequence ATGTTGGATGTAACGAATGTGGAGATTTCGTTCGGCGGACTCAAAGCGCTGGACGATGTAAGCATTCATGTGGAGGAGGGGTCTATATGCAGCCTCATCGGGCCCAACGGAGCCGGAAAGACGACCCTGTTCAATGTCATAACCGGTGTGTTGCGGGCTGATGCCGGAGTTGTCAAGTTTCTGGGCAAAGATATCACCAGACTGCGACCCCATCAAATCTGTCGGGCGGGGATAGCCAAAACCTACCAACTCAGAAATAACTTTCCCAATCTGACCGTTTTCGAAAATATAAGATCAGGCTTTCTAAAGGACCCCATCAGCAAAAGAGAGAGAACGATACGCACCCATGAGGTGTTGGAGTTGTTGGGATTGGATGACAAGGCTGACACCTTGGTTTCCAATCTTCCGCCTCTTGACAGCAAACTGGTGGATCTGGGGAGGGCCTTGGCTACCAGCCCCAAGTTGATCTTGCTGGATGAGTTGATCGGGGGACTTCTTTCCGCCGAAACCGATCATGTCTGCGATATCGTCCTCGACCTGCGCGATCGAGGGTATACCATCTTCCAGATTGGTCACGAGATGAAACCCATTATGCGGACCTCTGACAAGATATTTGTGCTGGATCAAGGATGCCCCATTGCCGAAGGCACGCCCGAGGAGATCAGAACCAATCCAGCCGTGCTGGCCTGCTACTTGGAAACGGAGGAGGAATAG